Proteins from one Streptococcus mitis B6 genomic window:
- a CDS encoding TetR/AcrR family transcriptional regulator: MPPKVKFSKEAIIGTALQLVREEGMASLTARALAEQLGATPRVIFGQFANMAELQAEVISAAEMVVVEYIRKALEDEKPFRSVGVAYILFASKDPQLFQLLFQNPSKDPIRRFQDFLPMKDHSYQLVLDSIVVDYPLNVEEASRLYQHLFIYSHGMASMVASGIYQFSMEEVIGLLTEVCQSLIKEMVGKK; the protein is encoded by the coding sequence TTAGTAAAGAGGCTATCATTGGAACAGCTTTACAATTGGTGAGAGAAGAGGGCATGGCTAGTTTGACGGCTCGAGCATTAGCGGAGCAACTGGGAGCCACACCAAGAGTCATTTTTGGGCAATTTGCCAATATGGCCGAGTTACAAGCAGAGGTTATTAGTGCTGCGGAAATGGTCGTGGTGGAGTATATTCGTAAGGCCTTAGAAGATGAGAAGCCTTTTCGATCCGTCGGGGTTGCTTATATCCTTTTCGCCTCAAAAGACCCCCAACTCTTTCAATTGCTTTTCCAAAATCCCAGCAAAGATCCGATTCGTCGCTTTCAAGATTTTCTTCCCATGAAGGATCATAGTTACCAATTGGTTCTGGATTCGATCGTCGTAGACTATCCTTTGAATGTAGAGGAGGCTAGTCGCTTGTACCAGCATCTATTTATCTACTCGCATGGGATGGCCTCAATGGTTGCTTCTGGCATTTATCAATTCAGCATGGAAGAAGTGATTGGATTACTGACAGAGGTTTGTCAATCTCTCATCAAAGAAATGGTAGGAAAGAAATGA
- a CDS encoding ABC transporter ATP-binding protein, translated as MIQLENVHKSYGQTKVLKGIDLQIQDQDDVVILGPSGSGKSTLLNVLSGLEKVDEGHILIQGQDLAQLTDTQLTAFRREKIAFIFQQYYLLPNLTVRQNVKMGADLANNHDFLQIIEDLGLGDKLDKYPSELSGGEQQRVSIARALAKKPEILFLDEPTGALDEETGRKILDYIWELKEKLGLTLIMVTHNQNIANMARTIIRVNSGKITEVVTNDQPQTAYEIGW; from the coding sequence ATGATTCAACTAGAAAATGTGCACAAAAGTTACGGTCAAACCAAGGTTTTAAAAGGGATTGATTTGCAGATTCAAGACCAGGATGATGTGGTTATCCTTGGTCCTTCTGGATCAGGCAAGTCAACTCTCTTAAACGTTCTGTCAGGTTTAGAAAAGGTAGACGAGGGACATATCCTCATTCAAGGACAGGATTTAGCTCAACTCACAGATACTCAATTGACAGCCTTTAGACGTGAGAAGATTGCCTTTATTTTTCAGCAGTATTATTTATTGCCTAATCTAACAGTCAGACAGAATGTAAAGATGGGGGCAGATCTGGCAAACAATCATGATTTTTTGCAGATTATCGAGGATTTGGGACTTGGTGATAAGCTGGACAAGTATCCGAGTGAATTGTCAGGTGGGGAACAGCAGAGAGTCTCCATTGCTCGGGCCTTGGCCAAAAAACCAGAGATTCTCTTCTTAGATGAGCCGACGGGAGCCCTGGATGAAGAAACGGGGCGCAAGATTCTCGACTATATCTGGGAGTTAAAGGAAAAGCTTGGTTTGACCCTCATCATGGTGACGCACAACCAAAATATTGCGAATATGGCAAGAACTATTATTCGTGTCAATAGTGGCAAGATTACCGAAGTTGTGACCAATGATCAGCCTCAGACTGCTTATGAGATTGGATGGTAA